The following are encoded together in the Streptomyces rapamycinicus NRRL 5491 genome:
- a CDS encoding ASCH domain-containing protein — protein sequence MTDTTDRVRELNLYRQYFDLVAAGTKTIEVRVKYPHLADLAPGDTIRFRIKGTDETCDVKVLRVTGYADFEGLLDGEGPANVNPNATRDEQLASIRAIYPPEKEALGALAIEMQLSHP from the coding sequence ATGACCGACACCACCGACCGCGTCCGCGAGCTCAACCTCTACCGCCAGTACTTCGACCTCGTCGCCGCGGGCACCAAGACCATCGAGGTGCGGGTGAAATACCCGCACCTCGCCGACCTCGCCCCCGGCGACACCATCCGCTTCCGCATCAAGGGCACCGACGAGACCTGCGACGTGAAGGTTCTGCGGGTCACCGGGTACGCCGACTTCGAGGGTCTGCTCGACGGCGAGGGTCCGGCCAACGTCAACCCGAACGCCACCCGCGACGAGCAGCTCGCCAGCATCCGGGCCATCTACCCACCCGAGAAGGAAGCCCTCGGTGCCCTCGCCATCGAGATGCAGCTCTCGCACCCTTGA
- a CDS encoding NmrA family NAD(P)-binding protein, whose product MTVESPTSAPVLVTGATGQQGGATARALLSAGVPVRALVRDPATERAKAVAALGAELVKGDLLDLGSVRRAAEGARAVFSIQMPDMNDLQGDSEWVQGRNLIDAARDAGVAQFVHTSVSGAGQHHDAPGWAEGRWAALENYFATKTGLQDRVREAGFRHWTLLKPAFFMENFLSLLPNGPEGGLATILEPGTELSLIAVADIGTAAAAAFADPERFHQVELELAGDHMTMTRVAEILSEVTGAELTVPSMTADEALAAGMPQWGLGHEWTNTVNQPARPEFARALGLPLTSFAEWAGRHLRPAVV is encoded by the coding sequence ATGACCGTGGAATCCCCGACGTCCGCCCCCGTCCTCGTCACCGGTGCCACCGGACAGCAGGGCGGCGCCACCGCCCGCGCCCTGCTCTCGGCGGGCGTTCCCGTGCGGGCCCTGGTCCGCGACCCCGCGACCGAGCGGGCCAAGGCCGTGGCGGCGCTCGGCGCCGAGCTGGTCAAGGGCGACCTCCTCGACCTCGGCTCGGTGCGGCGGGCCGCCGAGGGGGCGCGTGCCGTCTTCTCGATCCAGATGCCCGATATGAACGACCTCCAGGGCGACTCCGAGTGGGTCCAGGGGCGCAACCTGATCGACGCCGCGCGGGACGCGGGGGTGGCGCAATTCGTGCACACCTCCGTCTCCGGCGCCGGGCAGCACCACGACGCGCCCGGCTGGGCGGAGGGCCGCTGGGCGGCGCTGGAGAACTACTTCGCCACCAAGACCGGCCTCCAGGACCGGGTCCGCGAGGCGGGCTTCCGCCACTGGACGCTCCTCAAGCCCGCCTTCTTCATGGAGAACTTCCTGTCCCTGCTCCCGAACGGCCCCGAGGGCGGCCTGGCCACCATCCTCGAGCCCGGCACCGAACTCTCCCTCATCGCCGTCGCCGACATCGGCACGGCGGCCGCCGCGGCCTTCGCCGACCCGGAGCGGTTCCACCAGGTCGAGTTGGAACTGGCGGGCGACCATATGACGATGACCCGGGTCGCCGAGATCCTCTCCGAGGTCACGGGCGCCGAGCTGACCGTCCCGTCGATGACCGCGGACGAGGCGCTCGCCGCCGGGATGCCGCAGTGGGGCCTCGGGCATGAGTGGACGAACACGGTCAACCAGCCCGCCCGTCCCGAGTTCGCACGCGCCCTCGGCCTCCCGCTCACGAGCTTCGCCGAGTGGGCCGGGCGGCATCTGCGGCCCGCGGTGGTCTGA
- a CDS encoding TetR/AcrR family transcriptional regulator → MPAQRADARRNYARILAVAEEEVATHGADASLEQIARTAGVGSATVRRHFPTRRALLEAVFRERIETLATRARELAAADDVRAALLDWLSALTVYSATVQGLATALLRDGELDPEHANPCVNTLADAGEPLLRRAEQAGAVAPGVTPVDLVTLVAGIALATQHHPAPATEATRLLHLTVSGISPRG, encoded by the coding sequence ATGCCCGCCCAGCGCGCGGACGCCCGGCGCAACTACGCGCGCATCCTCGCCGTCGCCGAGGAAGAGGTCGCCACACACGGCGCCGACGCCTCCCTGGAACAGATCGCCCGCACCGCCGGAGTCGGCTCGGCCACCGTGCGCCGCCACTTCCCCACCCGGCGCGCCCTGCTCGAAGCGGTCTTCCGCGAGCGCATCGAAACCCTGGCCACTCGCGCCCGCGAACTCGCGGCGGCCGACGACGTACGGGCCGCACTGCTGGACTGGCTGAGCGCCCTCACCGTCTACTCCGCCACGGTGCAGGGCCTGGCCACCGCGCTCCTACGGGACGGCGAACTCGACCCGGAACACGCGAACCCCTGCGTGAACACCCTCGCCGACGCGGGCGAGCCCCTGCTGCGCCGAGCCGAGCAAGCCGGCGCGGTGGCCCCCGGCGTGACCCCGGTCGACCTGGTCACCCTGGTCGCCGGCATCGCCCTGGCCACCCAGCACCACCCCGCCCCCGCCACCGAGGCGACCCGACTCCTGCACCTGACCGTGTCGGGCATCAGCCCCCGGGGTTGA